Within Coffea arabica cultivar ET-39 chromosome 4e, Coffea Arabica ET-39 HiFi, whole genome shotgun sequence, the genomic segment CTGCGTTGTAGCTGCCCAACTTGCCCGTGCTATTCTTAGCTGAAATAAGGAGGCAGTAGGCGGAACGATCGTCCTCGGTTTTCTTTATGCCAGAAAGCACAGCCACAAACACCAGCTGGTCATTGGTCTGTTTGTTGTGCTCATCCACTGCAAACGCTCCGAGCGCTTGAATGTGACGGTCGAGAGTGCTCACTACACTCCAATCATCAGGCACAGCAGCATTACCCTACAAAAATGTCAACCAAAAAACTTGGAGAATATATAATTCTAGATCCCAAATATTGGAACACTTGGCAGAAACTCAATCTAACAAAATTAAGAATCAAATCTTCCCCACCTGTTcaaaaaaaagacaagaaaaaaagTAAAGGACTGACACGTAGAGATTGAAAATTGAGGAGTTACATTAATAGAACCTTGTAACAAGGTTGAAGGAATTTTCTTGTAATATAGCAATATACTAGAATCTAGTCAAAACCACAGACAAAACCAGTCCAGATATATTGGGTCTATGAGTATTATTCATTCACCTGTCCTTGTTTCTGTCCGGCTAATTGCTTCAGTGCACCAACGACCAGGGCAGGCTTCAATCCCTG encodes:
- the LOC140005480 gene encoding cysteine proteinase inhibitor 4-like, which translates into the protein MAAVAANFPVAGVAKNPMQGLKPALVVGALKQLAGQKQGQGNAAVPDDWSVVSTLDRHIQALGAFAVDEHNKQTNDQLVFVAVLSGIKKTEDDRSAYCLLISAKNSTGKLGSYNAVIIEYNTGCQQLLQFEESP